From Nicotiana tabacum cultivar K326 chromosome 22, ASM71507v2, whole genome shotgun sequence, one genomic window encodes:
- the LOC142176127 gene encoding protein FAR1-RELATED SEQUENCE 5-like, whose amino-acid sequence MSGKIPKTIYTDQDAAMSKAISFVMPEVHHMLCVWHMEQNTVKHLNQVYKRYASFRGDFRKCIYEYEDEGEFINDWTTMLDEYNLHENEWLQGIYALREKLIAAYRKQTFSGSMNSPQLSESLNSELKDYLQSDYNLVQFFKHYDRAIEDKRYNELQDTCDASQ is encoded by the coding sequence ATGtctggaaaaataccaaaaactaTTTATACAGATCAAGATGCTGCTATGAGTAAAGCCATCTCATTCGTCATGCCTGAAGTTCATCATATGTTGTGTGTTTGGCACATGGAACAAAATACTGTAAAACACCTCAATCAAGTTTATAAAAGGTACGCTTCTTTCCGTGGTGATTTTAGAAAATGTATTTACGAGTATGAGGATGAAGGAGAATTTATAAATGATTGGACTACTATGCTTGATGAATATAATCTTCATGAAAATGAATGGTTGCAAGGAATATATGCTTTGAGAGAAAAATTAATTGCAGCATATAGAAAGCAAACCTTTTCGGGTAGCATGAATAGCCCACAATTAAGTGAGAGTTTGAATAGTGAATTAAAGGATTATTTGCAGTCTGATTATAATTTGGTACAGTTTTTTAAGCATTATGATAGAGCAATTGAGGACAAAAGATATAATGAGCTGCAAGATAcatgtgatgcatcacaatag
- the LOC142176745 gene encoding uncharacterized protein LOC142176745 — protein sequence MGGGMHETDMPSYSLGIYDTPGTSQVTPSGQFLIMGSDFQGVELGRYFPGPSTTDESRPIRDFDSGHRLSYGSSSHAQASCDAATDDYIQDPDTIMPSTGPDSTTDTCHPVLHPAIRRRLDDDDPDSVLGRQGMRLRPTATLRHTGCGTH from the exons atgggaggtggcatgcatgagaccGACATGCCGTCTTACAGCCTTGGCATTTATGACACTCCAGGGACgtcgcaggtgaccccatcgggtcaattCTTGATCATGGGCTCGGATTTTCAAGGAGTGGAGTTGGGTAGATATTTCCCTGGCCCGTCTACCACTGATGAGTCTCGACCGATCCGAGATTTTGATAGTGGgcaccgactgagttatggcagctcatcacatgcgcag gcttcatgcgatgctgcgacagatgactacattcaggatccagacacgattatg ccttctactggacctgacagcaccaccgatacatgtcatcctgTGCTGCATCCGGCcataaggagacgacttgatgatgatgatcctgatagcgtactcGGGCGgcaggggatgcgcctcaggccaacggctactttgagacacaccggatgcgggacacattga